The region ACACTTCATGCTGCTGCCATATTGGTGAAGGAAGGTGGTGAATGGGATTGGTTTATCAATTTGAGTGCTTCTGATTATCCTTTAGTTACTCAAGACGGTATGCCCCCGCTCCCGactctttttttctcatttataAATGCGTCGTTTTCATTTTTGCCCGCCGGTCGAAATCAATTACAACGCtcaataaaatatacaaaacttaTAACACTGAttttgtataatatatgtatattttgtgtatacaatatgtataatatatatataaacttaatatacaaaacttATACATTTGTTGGCTATTTCTTTTGAGTGGTCCAAATTATTCCTTTATAAACTTagtctgaaaaagaaaaagtacatAAAGTCAAATTTCTATATAATGACATCGTTggttcatatatttttttattgctaTAGCGAACTGCTATttagagaacatataatatagcATAACATCAAAATCGGTTCCAAAAAACAATTTGGCCACTATAGTAAAATATTGACATCTAGGATGGTTGTTATAGAAAGATCTGACTATAGTTGAAATATATAATCATTGCATCTAAAgaagaaatagaaagaaatacatTGTTGGAACTCCATTATTTTGGATGAATAGAATTTTATTTGGCAAAAAAAATGGAGTTCGAAGCAATTTGTTTTTACATATTTTGtctgaaaaagaaataaaatacaggGAAATAAATTGACCAACatctaaaggaaaaaaaaaatacatagtcGGGAtaaaatgtatatgatattgatatattaagaagaaacaagaagaaacGCATAATTGGAACAAATAACTGTTGTGCATGAGTATATGGCGATTAACAATTGAAAAACACCCCACTTAAAAGTGGATTTtctatttttcagtttttctttATACCCACGTGCCTAAGTGAGAGTgtatccactttttttttgccACATCATCGTCCAGGGGTAAATTAATGATAAGTAACAAATAGTCGAGTCTATgggtaatttaaaaaaaaaaaattaacacaaATTTAAGTGTGCACCGAATAAAACGTGCCAAATTTAGAATTTTTTAAAGGTATTCCGTCTTTATTATTAACACCGTTTCCTGTCACCATGTTTCTTATCTTAGTTCTACTTTTGGGCTGATCTTTTTTACTAATACGTTCAGTGAAATTTTCATAACTTAGCCTTAGTGCTTcctgagaaaaagaaaattagattTACCTTTGGTCTGTTCACTTGAGATTCATCAATCAAAACGTTACTTGCAATTGTTGCTTATGATCTAAATCGGATGACTTtgctaattaatttaatgttgTATTAACAGATTTGCTTCACAGTTTAAGGACTATTCCAAGATATCTTAACTTTCTTGAACATACAAGTGATCTCGATTGGAAAGAGTATGTGGATAATGAACTTGCCATTTAATCAACCTattgttaattaataattagtacTAATTGGAATTAATCAAATGTCTATTTGTGGTTAATGTAGGGAATATAGAGCCAAGCCTGTGATAATTGATCCGGGGCTGTACAGCTTGAACAAATCAGATGTCTTCTTTGTTGAACCCCAAAGGAGTTTGCCAACAGCATTTAAATTATTCACAGGTGACAATTATTAAACTTGTGTACATTCTGGcgtttgattaaaaaaaatatatattctgACAAGCTTTATTTCACCAATATAAGCTTTTAATTATACTTAGTTTCACTTGACTAAAGTGTAACAATTCGGTCCTCAACTTTTAGTATTTGTGAaccaaaattgaattttgagCATATATATGCGTTCATATAAACTTTTTAGACTTGTTAGGACGGTTTTGGATAGGACCTGAAGGACTCGAGGGGATTTCAACACTAAACAacggaaaatatttttaaaaaaaagttcttcGTAGTAACATTTTTGGAGGAAATTAAAATGACTTAGCTTatgtcataccaaacacaaatttcttcttcttaatttctctcctttttgtttttgtttattgtTTTGATTCTCTACTTTAAAATCTCACAGACTCAACTAAGCGTAATTAACAGAAACGAAAGTTGATATCATTTGAAATTGCACAAGTGGAGCTAGCATTCTATTTACGAATTCAGTGACATTGGCTCACCCGTATATTTAAgttaaaaagtactataattattttatcCAGAATTCAATAAGTTGCCTTTTTTAAAATCTAGAACTGataaactcaaaattctaaTCCGTCTGTGCAGGATCTGCATGGATGATGCTCTCTCGGCCCTTTATGGAGTACATATTGTCTGGGTGGGACAGCCTCCCAAGGACTCTCTTAATGTACTATACTAACTTCCTCTCTACACCCGAAGGATACTTCCACACTGTCATATGCAATGTCCAGGAATTTATAAATACTACAATCAACCACGACCTTCATTTTATTGCATGGGACAATCCTCCTAAGCAACACCCGCACTATCTCACGGTGGATGATTATAAGGAAATGGTCGACAGCAATGCGCCGTTCGCTAGAAAATTCGGGAAGAACGAACCGGTGCTCGACAAGATTGATTTGGAACTCTTGGGGCGTAAAGCAGATGGTTTTATTCCTGGTAGTTGGTTTGGGGATGCAAATGCAACTATTTCGGACTATTCGTTGCGACCCGGCCCGGGTGCTCAAAGGCTAACAAGTCTGATATCTGGTTTCTTGTCTGATAAAGATTTTGACAAAAAACATTGTCTCTAATCAAAGGGATGTATGTGTACTATGGaataatgatgatgacaatTGTTGCTAATGCCCCTTAAGTCATATGCTGTAATAATTGTGGGATGGAGTAATTAACTTTACCATACTGCTAGGAAGAAGTTGTTGGAAAAAGCAAAGGGATATATCTCAAAAGGGAGTGCCCTTCGTGAAATGTAAAGAGCTTTATTTTCCACTTATTAACAGTTGTCTCTTTAGAGGGCTagtaagagcctgtttggatgggcttatgcgcatatagtattttataaataaaaaaaaataagttggggtagtcaaCTTATTTTCGCTTATGTTCTAAAATTTCATGTTCGCTAAATAATttctttagataagctaagtcaaatgggcgaattattttttttgagtcCTTATTTTAAGCAAAACGACAAAATTCGGTCGTACAAACACTCGAAAAAGTTGAAAACGAACATAAacgacttataagccaatccaaacgggctctaaagagcaagaaaggaaTAGGACTCATGCTCACATGGGAGTTGGGCCCAGGGGTGGATGTACAGCCCATTGAGGGTGTTCgtaaaaattacactgtatatataaggtattttatatgttttatgtacatatatagattttgaacaccctgaaaaCAAGAGCAGGGGAATGTTCAGTGGTTTAGGGGGTTCAAATTCACCTTGAGGTTCCAAGTTCAAGCCTCGGACACcacctttttatttttcgaacccCCTCAGAGAATATCCTAGATCTATTAGTGGTTGGGCCGCAAGGTCAAATGGTTGGGTCGGTATAAGTCATGCCTTGTAGACTGAAAacattttgattaaaaaaaaaaaaggaaaaaaaaagtactccctctgtctaatttaaatgtcttagtttgactagacacgaataataaataaagacttttgaattttgtggtcctaaattaaatatgtgtataatggactaaaatgccttttgaatcttatggttataaacttgtcatgtaagatgtttaaattattaacttactaaatatagaaaaaagtattctttttggaataaattaaaaaaaaaataagatactTAAATTAGGATGGAGGACGTGGGAATGACAACGTACAGTCGAACCGAGACCTGACTTGGAAACATTGTCCGAGATTTGTCAAAGGAAAGAGGTGCTATgggatatatataaaagtttaatataatttaaaaaactaCTTCCCAAGctattataatattatattccttccttctcaatttatgtcatatatttttatttcgaGATCCAAATTATGTAAAGCttgattaatattttaaattttttaatcatACTAACATAAGATGAATTACCACTTATGGTATTTTTctatagtttttaaatatcaaattttattattaaaatattaaattgatctcaatttaacttaaaaaataatcaaattaaattttcGACAAAAGAAAAGTGACACATAAAATTGGGACGAAAAAAGTAATAAGTAATATGCATTAACATTCCTAGGATAATGctattttagtttaattttagctttataattttattgtggGACCAAACTATCATATAACTCAACAGCTTGTCCAATCATATAATATGCTTTTCTCCTATATGTTATGTCAAACCACTTTTCAAGAACACAAACaacttttctcttctctctgcATAATAACTTTGTCTGATCAAATATCAATACCCAACAGTTTCAGGTACTTCCTTTTCCTTCTAAAattcagttaaaaaaaataaaaatgaattagGGTGTTTTTACTTGTTGTAGTGAGAAAAAGTTATTGTATAGGTAAGattaaaattttgagttttgaaGCTCTTTTGGGCTTTTATTTATGCAGTTGATTAACAATATGTAGTTAAAGACTTGACTTTTGAGCTTTAGTTGAAGTTTGCAAGTGTTTGTTGTTAGAGCTCGTGCATCTGCAAGGTCACTTCAACTTTgtgtcttttttttattttcattcaaaataaggttCTTTTCCCCCTTTCTTGTTCAAATCTGGTATGAATTTATTGGGTTGTGTGTGTTTTGGATATTTTATAATTGTGATGTTCGGGTCAGCTTGTGCGCTTGCTACCTCATACCAGCATATGTATCGGGTAACTCTGTTTACCGAGGTTCGGacaaataagaagaaaataccTAGTAGTAGTTTTGCGTCTACTGGGATTTGAATCCGAGACTTCATGATTTAgtacccacttcattgaccaacTAGACCATACCTTTGGGTGCATGTTTATTTTTGACTTTTGATGGGGCTGTTACCCCCAATTCTAGTAATGGCTGCTTGTTATAATGCGCGGTGTACTAGTGAATAGGACAAGCGAATTGAAATTACTTGCGACAGATGGAGGTTGAGGATAGAACGTGTTGGTTTTTTGTTTCAGACTATCACTGTTTTgttgtttctttaattattaataaaataagcCCTAGATGATAAAAAGCCcagtgactttttttttttaaaaggaggATAGAACATGTCGAGTGCGTCGCACTTATTGGTTTTGTATACTACTCCCTGCGTCCCAATTTATGGGGCACGAATTcacttggcacaaagtttaagtaagaaaggaaaacttttgaaatttgtggtctaaaacaaaacatagatattttgtgtggctaatggctataaatcatctcattaagggtaaaaggggaattttaaagttaagttgtttctaattatagaaaggtggctttttttttttgggacagactaaaaaagaaagtgtgccacataaattgggacagagggagtatcatTATGTAGTAATAGTAGATACTAGTCATTGATTCAGGCTGCTTTTGGTTACTAAAATGGGACTCTCGATTTTAGGTGCCACTCCTTGTAATCTTGGAGTTCTGGTTTTGAATAAAGAGGTTGAGGTTTATTCCTGTATTCCATTCTAGAGGGGGCTTTGTCTATGAGGAAAATAAGTGATCTCGGTTTAAGTGTTTTCAAGATGATAACATACCCTTTCCCTATATGGACAACAGTCTTATTTAATGTGGAACGTGATGTCAAAATAGGTATTTATCAACTTGTCATACATAATTTCCTCAAAATGATGTTGAAAATCTTGATGTTGCACAAATCTCGTCATGGTAGCCTGGTGGGAGGGATAGAATATCGGAAGCTATGGTAACACATAATAAATTTGAAACCATATGGAAAAGGGTTTGCAAAAGGGAAGAAAGCGGCAAGAAGGAAAATAAGGCAAATCCTGCAGTGATTTGAGCCATAAATCTCAATACACTGCCAATGACATGACATCTTTGAAACCATATAATTTTCACTTCTTCCTCCTTTTGGGCCCGATATGATTAAAACTCATCATATAGTGCGAAAATGCATGTTATAGTAAAAAGCAGAAGTACCCAAGTCATAAAGTGCACAAAAATGTTTGGGGGCAATATTGAGGCCAAATGGCATGACTAGGCATGAGTACGGCTTTTTAAACTTTATCGCTATCCATCTCTGGTCTGGTTCCATTTTCTGAATCcatctttaaaattttaataaacgTTCCACTTTTTCCATAATTTTCCTCCGTCTTTGAGGTTAGAAATCATTGTTTGATCATCTCTTATTAATGTCTTGACTACCAACATATATTGAGATTCCGCCTTTGGGAGTTGATGAAGTGCTTGTGTACCATAATATCCAAGACATGTTGTGCGTATCAAATTCAAAATCAGAAGGGGAGCCTTGGAGCAACGGTAAAGTTAGCTCGGTGTGACCTgtaggtcacgggttcgagccgtggaagcAGCCACTAGTGCTTGCACTAGGGTAGGctgtctacatcacaccccttgGGATGCGACCCTTTCCCGGACCCTGCTATTctgggatgctttgtgcactgGGCTGCCCATCAAATTCAAAAGCAATCTTCCTACTATTTTGTCAGACATTGTTTGGGAAAGACTAAGAGAATCTTCCTCCTCTTCATGCCCTATTAACGAATAAGTTATCCTATCTCGAACAGTAAGCTTATCAAAAAACAGTAGTATGCCTTGCCTGTGCTAGATAATATGCCCCTTCTTGCCTTCTAAAAGATTGGTTAAGTTACTTGAGGAGTCACACATTTTATATTTGAGTTTTAAAGTCCATAAAAAGTGATCTCATTGTGTTATAACTGTCATTCTTCTAAACCTTTACAGGTGGCAATAATCataaatagtactccctctgtcccaatttatatggcactctttcctttttagtctgtcccaaaaagaatgacatctttctatatttagcaacaattcaacttcaaatctccctttctacccttaatgagatggtttctagccacacaaatttacgtggtttgttttagaccacaagtttcaaaagtcttccttcatttcttaatctttgtgccaagtcaaacgcCTTCGaataaaatgggacggagggagtattctTTTTGTGAGTTGGAAATGCTAATTATACTTTGTAATTCTGGTTTAACTTAATTCTAATGCTAATTAACTTAATTCTAATGCTAATTCTAATTATACTTTGTAATTCTGGAAATGCTAATTCTAGTTCTAGGTTTGCTGCCAAACATAAATATCATGGGTGACGGTCCTCGAGGAATAGAGGTGTTTGAAGATCATTTTCAAGCTTCAACTTCTGGTGAAGACTCCATGCAGACCCCAGCTTCATCTAAATATATAGGAAGTAATGATTCTTTAAGGTATATCTTCTAAAAGACATTTTGAGGTGAAGAACAGTTACATATTTGTAAAGGAATTCacctttttcttatttattttatttgcttCTCCCGTATTAGAATAGATCCATTAGTAGATCGTGGACTAGAAGAAAATTGAAAGGTGCTGCTTCGATGTTGAAGTTGTTTAGCCCCAGCAAGCTACCTTGGATGTCTGGCACAGATGGTCAAGAAAAGGTACATATTGTTTACGGCTATCCTCTAACTGTCAAGCTTGTTATTTCCTACTTAAATTGTTCCGAAGGGTATCATCGTCTTTGGGCTGGGGAAGAGAGAGATTACAGATATTATGATGCCTTGCAGGTAGTGTTAACTGCTGCAGAAGTAGAATCTCTTCGGTCAGAAATCGCTGCTTTGGAAGAAAGAGAAGCTCATTTCAAAGCTCAGTAAGATTTGATACGTCCATTGTGTGCTCACTTATTCCTTACTCATTCTGTTTTACCTTAAAATATAACCGTGTGTTGGGTTGTTTCCCTttaaaatataactttgaaGAGAAGCTCATTTCAAAGTTCATGTCATGAGTTCGAATTCTACTGTTGAAGCAAGTGGGGTGTTTAAGTGGAGAAGGTTAGAGGGATGGCCCTATTATCCACTGAGTTTTGAAGCTAGAAACAACGGATTTCTCGGTTATCGAAAAAAATAGAGTAGGGCCAAAATTAGTTGCaccaacttttattttatttaattttcctaAGTTGCATTGGGTTATAAACACGGATTATTGCTGCAGTTTCACTTCCCTTTCGAACAAACAATTGGCTCAAGGTAGAGCAATGGTGAGTATCTGATGGCAAAGCTGCGTAATGTATCGCCAACTCCTAGATGGGTTCAGAATATCCAATTATGAAACATTTCAAAAAGAGGAATCAGTTGTAGCTGCTGCATCCAATCTGGTTGCAAAGACCTTGCAAGAGCAATTGAGTGGattaaacaaaaaacaaaaacagaaGTAGGAGTTGGAGATGGGTCCCTGATTCTAAAACAAGAAAACACAAGTTGTAATTGAAAACATGACTATCTGCTTTAAGCACTATTACATTTCTAGGCATAGGGAAATCCATATCAAATTTCACCAGTAGACAATATTATattgtatgacttgctttcccAGAAAATAGGAAGACCTGATTTATCTatgtaatgactattctaaccGTCTCTGAACTCCCTAATTGGAAGACTATCTTGAGTAAATATCTGTGTTCTTGATATCGTTATGCTATTATCACCTATAATGAACAAAACATTAAATAAACAGTTAAGAGTGGAGTCCAAGTCCCAATTCGAAGGAAAAAGAGAGATCTTCTTTCATGACAAATGTGAAGTACTGTTCAAAAATCACCAACTAGTCTTACACAACATCACAACTAACTAATGTTACAGGCAGGAAAGAGCCTTCAATAAGAGTAATTCTACTAGCTATTGTTGGCTTGTACTTTCAAAGTTGCAATTGCTCTGGAAAATAACATTTTCTATCCTAAAAGGTGATTGATCTGTCAAAAGAGAATTGTTTATTCGATCTTcattattctttttttgattCTCTTCACAGATTAGAACACATTGATGAAGTAGTACGGGCTGCACGACTTTCAGGGTACTTGGACATGAGAATGGTATTAAAAGAGCAGCAGCTGTCATCATCTTAACATTGTTTGGATTTCAGACAATACTTCACTGGATTTACATATTTTGTTCCACAATTTATtctgtttctttttttcccGATAGAGATGGGCAACTTTACCTGGAGAACCTCTTCCAGTTGATGACACTGATGTTGATGATTGGCTTCCTAGATATTTTGTCCTTCAGGGATCGTGTATCTTCTGGTATTCGTCATGCACCGGTAATTTTTACAGTTTAAGTTTCTACTGGCATGCCTTTCTGGATAATGTCCCACTACTGTGTAGACATGCTATTCCAAGAATTTAATGGTGTGCTATCACACTGTATTTTTTGCCGAGACCCTCCATCAGACAACTTTTGAACTTTACATTA is a window of Lycium ferocissimum isolate CSIRO_LF1 chromosome 12, AGI_CSIRO_Lferr_CH_V1, whole genome shotgun sequence DNA encoding:
- the LOC132040420 gene encoding beta-glucuronosyltransferase GlcAT14B-like, producing the protein MEGNKWFIPMIIFVLLIICILDSTTKHPFHHITSLQSDQDSSIFVESKLNTSPTRPNTTIPRLAYLISGSRSDGEAIKRTLKALYHPLNQYVLHLDLETSDKERNELVKFVKSEPLFVKIGNVRVIERSNLVTYRGPTMVSNTLHAAAILVKEGGEWDWFINLSASDYPLVTQDDLLHSLRTIPRYLNFLEHTSDLDWKEEYRAKPVIIDPGLYSLNKSDVFFVEPQRSLPTAFKLFTGSAWMMLSRPFMEYILSGWDSLPRTLLMYYTNFLSTPEGYFHTVICNVQEFINTTINHDLHFIAWDNPPKQHPHYLTVDDYKEMVDSNAPFARKFGKNEPVLDKIDLELLGRKADGFIPGSWFGDANATISDYSLRPGPGAQRLTSLISGFLSDKDFDKKHCL
- the LOC132039895 gene encoding uncharacterized protein LOC132039895 — its product is MGDGPRGIEVFEDHFQASTSGEDSMQTPASSKYIGSNDSLRSISRSWTRRKLKGAASMLKLFSPSKLPWMSGTDGQEKVVLTAAEVESLRSEIAALEEREAHFKAQLEHIDEVVRAARLSGYLDMRMRWATLPGEPLPVDDTDVDDWLPRYFVLQGSCIFWYSSCTGNFYSLSFYWHAFLDNVPLLCRHAIPRI